The DNA segment TATTCTCGTGCAAACAGGAGCGGGTAAGGCATCTCTTAAAGAGTGGAAGCAATTAGATAAGCGTCCGACAATTGACTTCATTGCTGAAGATATTATTCATGCATTAAATTGGCTTACACAGGGCAAATAACGTATATATATGCAGAAAAATGTCCAGTTGAGTCATTCATATGAAACCGTCTACAATTAAAGTAAGGAATAAAGGAGGAAACTTATTATGAATAAACAACTTTCAATTATTGGTGTACCAATGGATCTAGGTCAAATGCGCCGAGGTGTCGATATGGGCCCGAGCGCCATTCGTTATGCTGGTGTAGTTGAGCGTCTGGAGAATTTAAAGTACACGATTGAGGATTTAGGTGATATTGATATTCCGCTCCCAAATAAAAAGGATGATAATAAGCTGGACAACCTTCGTAATTTAAACGAAATTACAGAAGGCAGTCATCGTTTAGCTGTTGCTGTGGATGAAGTAGTGGAAAAAGGAGATTTCCCACTTGTCCTTGGCGGCGACCATAGTATTGCAATGGGTACATTAGCTGGTATCTCAAAGCATTATGACAATTTAGGAGTAATCTGGTATGATGCTCACGGAGATTTAAATACGGGTGACAGCTCACCATCAGGAAATATTCATGGGATGCCATTAGCTGTCAGTCTCGGCATTGGTCATGAAAAGCTGACAGGCATTCTCGGTTATGAGCCTAAAATTAAACCTGAAAATATTGTAATTATTGGCGCTCGCTCTTTAGACGAAGGTGAAAGAGTGCTAATTAAGGAAAAAGGCATAAAAGTATATAGCATGCATGAGGTAGATCGTATGGGTATGACACAGGTCGTGCAAGAATCAATCACTTATTTAAAA comes from the Halobacillus shinanisalinarum genome and includes:
- the rocF gene encoding arginase, producing MNKQLSIIGVPMDLGQMRRGVDMGPSAIRYAGVVERLENLKYTIEDLGDIDIPLPNKKDDNKLDNLRNLNEITEGSHRLAVAVDEVVEKGDFPLVLGGDHSIAMGTLAGISKHYDNLGVIWYDAHGDLNTGDSSPSGNIHGMPLAVSLGIGHEKLTGILGYEPKIKPENIVIIGARSLDEGERVLIKEKGIKVYSMHEVDRMGMTQVVQESITYLKDHTDGVHLSLDLDGLDPDEAPGVGTPVMGGLSYRESHLAMEMLYQSEMITSAEFVEVNPILDEKNKTANMAVGLMGSLFGESLK